In the genome of Budorcas taxicolor isolate Tak-1 chromosome 7, Takin1.1, whole genome shotgun sequence, the window TGTCCACCTGAATTGTGTTGTCCCACGACTGGGCTCCAGAGTGGTGCCTGGTGCATAgttggcactcagtaaatatttgatgacTAAATGACCAGCATTTGTGATGTTTTAATTCTTTGGTAGAGTAGTGGGAACTAAGATATTTGTTAAAGGATTCTCCATTCCTCTTTCTAGGTCTGACATTTTTCATggcaatattgttaaaatgttattATAGAAATGATATACCTAAtgcaaatagataaaaataaatattaaagaaaatgttcCAACTGAAGCAAGAGGAGATTCCTCCATGCTGCTTGAACCCCCACATCAGCTGTGCCCTGGCCAGGTGGCTGGGACCAACAGGTGGTGGAAGGTGCAGGTGGGGGCAACACCCAGACCCCGTGGTGCCCCAAGCGGGACAGGTGGCATCCCAGGTGGGAGTGGGCTCTGTGTCCACAGTACCACGGGGCCCCAATCCCAGGGCAGACACAGCTAGGAGATGGGGTGCCCAAGAGGAAATCTCAGAGCCCCAGTTGGGACAGATGACCCGGTGTCATAAGGACTGTGGGCTCTGGGTTCCAATCTCGCCTCTGCCTCTTGCTGGCAGTGGTGACCTCAGGCAGGTCACTTCACCCCTctgtgctttggtttcctcaATAGTCAAAGACTCATCTTCTGAGGCTGGTGAAGATGGAGTAAGTTGGGCAGGGCACATGGAGATCCTGGGCACCATCGTCCAGCTCTGAAGACATTTGGAGCTGAGACTGGGCAGCTCCAGTCTCTTTCGTTCCATCGACATACTCTTCCTGAGCCCCTACTAGGTGCAGGCACCACGTGGGAAGGGGAAATAAGACTTGAACCCTGTCCCACAAAGCAGACAAGTGGAGGAGGCAGACCTGTGACCCTGGAGCTGCGCTGGAGAAGCAGACAGATGAGGGGTTCCAGAGGAGGTGCCCAACTCAGGCAAGGGTGATGGTAatcaaggaaggcttcttggaagtAGTAGCAGCCAAAGTATGGGATGGAATAGGGAGGGTGACACATGAAGAGGCCTGGGGGTCCAACGGGCATGCTGTGCCTTTGGGAACTGCACTCAGCCAAGGCCACACCTTTTCCAACTTCAGAGCTTTGGTATTGGCTGTGCCCTCTCCCCAGATGACCTTCCAATGTGGGCTCCAGAATGCTCTGGCTCTGTCTTATCCTTTACATCTCAGCTCAGAAGGGCCTTCCTACACCCCAGCTTCCCACCCTCAACACCACCTTTCATTTTGTCTTCCTGGCACCTATCAGGGGTTATCCTGCATCATGATACATTAACTTGATAACTGACTTGTCATTTCTCCCAATTAGACTGTGAGCCCCGGAGGGCAGAGGGAAGTCTCTCTCAGTTACTATTGAGTCCCCAGCCTCcctggcagggcttcccagggagcactagtggtaaagaacctgcctgccaacgcaggagacgtaagggatgtgggtttgatccctgggttgggaagatacccaagagagcatggcaacccactcccgtactcttgcctggagaatcccatggacagaggggcccggtgggttacagttcatggggttgcaaagagtcgaacataactgaagcaacttagcatcacCCTGCACCCCAGCATCCAACCAGGGACGTGGCAGGCAGCTGATGCTTACTGAATGTTTGTTCAAaggatgaatctttttttttcacatttgtatCCTTTCTGCCCCcgaactcctctcccatccagtctgccacataacactgggcagagttccctgtgctatatagcaggcccttgttggttttccattttaaacaaagcagtgtgtacctgttcatcccaaactccccaactatcccttccccccatccttccccctggcaaccataagttccttttctaagtctatgagtctctttctgttttctaagttcacttagatcatttctttttagatggCACATATAACggatgtcatacgatatttccccttctctgacttacttcactctgtatgacaatctctagcttCATCTATGTGGCTGCTAATGTCATTATTGCAATCCAAGAATGAATTTTTAATAGTCACCCTAGGTCGTGGCTCCAGCAAGGGCAAAGATGTGAAGAGGGACCCTCAAACAAACggcctccccagccctgcctgctccgcgccccctccccccttgCGGCACCCACTTTGCTATGTAGCAGTTGGCATCTGGCTGGCTCCTGGGGGCCCAGCTCTCTGGAGATTTGCCGCAGGACCGAGGCTGCCAGCTGCCCGCGGTAGCAAGGCAGGAAGTTCCTCAGCAGGGTGTCCACCTGGCCTGCAGGGACGAGAGGATGGTGAGGGGGCTGAATCAGGTCCTCTCAACCTGCCCAAGTGGAGGCCAAACAGGCAGAGAAGTGACTTATGGATTCCTACCCACACCCCAAAGCCTCCCCGAAAGACAGGCTCCAATTCCATTCATTGGTAACCCTCCATGACCTGTTTTTATCCACAGGGGGattggtggggggcaggggaatTAAGGGACTCGGGCTTAATTTATAACCGATGTACAACACAGCTTAATTGTATAAATCACAAATGTTAATGAGTCTGATATATGTGCACACCTGTGAAATCATCACAGATAAAGAACAGATCATTGCATCCGAAAATTTCCTTGTGCCCCTTACCTGAGGAGACtatcaaaatctttaaaaacctCACCCAGCACAAGGGGACTTTCTGGGCTGATGGACGTGTCCTGTAGCCTGATCTAGGAGGTGATTACACACGTGTTAAAGTTCTTCAAGCTGTTCTAAGATGTGTGCACTTGACTGTGTCTATAACACATCCATCGAGCAGACTGGAATGTGGATCGAATGACTGGAGCTTGAGCAGCAACTCTGGGCCAGGCAGTGACCTCAGGCACAGAAGCCACACATGGTGGAACTATGAGATGGGAGGAGTTGGGTTGTCTATCATCAGCCTGCCTTCCTCTGTCCCCCtctatgttgttgttcactcggtcacgttcaactcttttgcaaccctgtggactggagcccgccaggctcctctgtccatgggatttcccaggcattgccatttccttcttcagggattctAACCCTCTATAAGAGGGAGAATAAATATCTTGTTTAAGCCActacagaaaaaaatgtcaaagcTCTGCAGAGTAGCATATTGAATCCATTCATGTACTGATAACTTGACCTTATTTCTTGGTCTCTGTGAGCCCCCCCACATCCCCAGTGCACGTGACACAGTGAGTGCTCAGCTGTAGGTACGGAGTGTGAAGGACACTGGCCCTTCTTTGTCTCAAAAGAACTGTGACTCAGTCCCTGAGGTCCACACAGAGGGGCCTATTGGTCCCTGCCCACCTGAGAGGATCATTCCACATCTGGCCAGGTTCGGGGCACCTCCCTCCTGGCCCCatgcctccccaccccgcccccgccacaactgaacccatgccccaaGTAGGATTACCACATTTACCCAAATGAAAGTACATAACaccaattaaatttgaatttcaggtaacTAAGGAATACTTTTTTTCAGCACAAATATGCCCTCATGCAAAATTTGAGATACACTGATACTAAAGTAAGTATTCATTGCTTTTCTAGAATTCACATTAACAGGACATCGTGTGTAGCTGACAACCCAGCCCTAAATCCCACCTGCCAACATCGGGCTTCTTCCTACCTCACTCACCcttcaggtgctgctgctgctgtttgtcCAGGGGGCTCGAGGGGCGCCCGCCCATCCTGCTGCCGTCTCCTGGGCTCCGCTGAGTGAAGTAAACACCCCTCTGTTCCCTACAACCCCCCAGGTTCCTCAGCTCAGGGGCCACCCTGGGAGCAAGGTGACCTGCAGGGCCTGAGTGCTGCAAGGCCAGCCGCCTGGGATCCAAAGCCAGAGCACAGTCCTGGGGTGTGTGCACGTGGGACACCTGCTCCCCactctgccctgccccctgccccgcccGCCACACCCTGCATCTGTGTCCTCCCGCTTCCCCTGGGCCAAGTTCCCCAGAACGGGTGGTTTCTGCAGGGGCTGCCCCAGGGTGCGGGTGGAGAAAAAAGACCTAGCTGGCCTTGGAGGGTGGATGAAGGGCAGACATCCGGCAGCACATGAGAGCAACTGTTAGTGTGGGGAGGCCAGGGAAGCAGGGAGAAGGCAGGGATAGGGCATGCATCTAAATCATGTTCCTATCCCCTCATCTGTACCCAGGCAGTGATTCTGGGGCCCAGGAGGATTCAGGCCTAGTCCAGCCCCAGGTTGggagacagaactgaactgatacctccaGTCCTGGGGTCCATGCTAGGGCAGGAGTAGGTGGGGTGCCACTGTTCTGCTGTAGACACGTAGGACATGTCCCTTCAGATCCTGCTTTACCTGTCTACAGCAGAGGACTGTGTTGAATTAGCTGGGTCTCCTTACCCCTTCAGCTGTTTTTTCACTGCCTGGCACAAAGCAGCCCTCAGTGTTTGGCAACGGAaggaagacagggagggaggaaagacagaaaggcagacaggaaggaaggaaggtcaaCATTTCAGACTGAAATGTGATCAGATGGGGTTTTCACAGGATTTCAGATGAAGAGAGCATCAAATTCCAGTGGGTGCAACATGGACGTGATGGCTGGAGCATAAGCAGCCACTCTGGACCACGAGGTAAAACTCACATGATAACAATGGCACAACTATGATGTCAGTTGCAGAGTCCCCAAAGAGTTTATGACATTGCTCCACCAGTTCTGGGTGGCCTCCCTCCAGAGGAAAAGCTAAAGCTCCATTTTGTTTAAACCAGGAACATCTGACTGTAATCTTCACCAATTCCCCAGAATTTCTGTTTTCAACATCACTCCATAATAGCCTGAGTGCCATCCCTGGGCAGGGGATGCAGACCTGGGCAAAAGAGACCACacggtccagccccagtggaccATTGGTTAGCACAGCAACAAAACTGTCAGACAGTATGGATAAGGGAGAAACATGGaataggaaaaaacagaaaatgctagGCGCAAGGAAGGGTCAGGGAGGTTATGGTGCACCAAGATCTGAAGGGAACAAGGGCCAAGCCATGCGAAAAGCTGGAGGAAAAAGAATGCTGAGCAGTGGGCTCAacacatgcaaaggccctgaggtggtaATGGACTTGGCTGGTTTCAGGAAGAACACAAGGTGGATGGACTGGAGGAGAGTGAATGGGGAGTAGATGTTAGGTAGGAGGGTGGGGATTGCAGGGGCCACATGGGGGCTTGCGGGTCGAGTGAGGATGGGTCTCACTATAAAGGCAAAGGGGAGCCACAGGCAGGTCTGGAGCAGGAACAGCTGCTGCTACCAGGAGAGGGGTACAGAAGTGACATGCCTCAGGCAGGGCCCTCCACACGGGGTCTTTCTGTCTTATCACTTTCCCTCCACTTCTCAGCCTCCGCCTGCGGCTTCAGGGGTCATGACACCTGCTGTTGCCCAAGGTCACGGCTGGGCTGCTTTCCTTCCAAACCTCTCCTCCACCTTCCTCGGTTTCCGCTCAGAATCGGTCCCACTTCCTCACTCTCACATCTGAGTGATCAACCCAGACAAGAAGTTGAAAGGAACTTCACTCTCTGTGGTTTCGGATTTGAGGTTTCAGTTCCCACGGCCCTCGCCCACTCTGCTTGCCCTGGTCCCTGGAGCCAGGTGGGCCATAAGCACTCTGGGGAAATGCTGTAGCCCTGAGGCAAAGAAGCAGTGCCTCGGCGCACTCAAGGTTCTGAGCAGGCCTGCAGCAGGGCCAGGCCTGCAGCAGTCACCCTGGCCTTGGGTTTGCAGCGGGAGTTCGGCCAAGCGAGTGTAGAGAgggttgaactgtgtccccccAAAGGATGATGTCTACAGGCCACTGTCAAGAAACCAGAAAGCAAGCGTGagccaggatgtggagaaattggaatcctcGTGTACTGTTGGCGggaatataaaaatgatacaagtgcTATGGAAAACAATACGGAGGGtcctccaaaaactaaaaatagaattagcatatgcatatgacccagcaattccacttctggatgtCTGTTGAAAAGAACTGAGAGTAGGCTCTTGAGGAGCTATCTGTCCACccttgttcacagcagcattattcagaatagcaaaacacagaagcaacccaagtgtctgcCGACTGatgaataaataactgaaatgtGATATGACTGTATTTTAAAGAGGAAGGAAGGTCACACACACTACAACATCGATGAATCCTGAGGACACTatgcagagtgaaataagcccatCACATTaatacaaataccatatgattttaaTTATATGAAGCACTTAGGAGTCAAAATCATAGAGGATAagcaataaggtcctactgtatagcacagagaacaacagtcaatatcctatgataaatcatgggtggaaaagaatacagaaaatgtatatgtatgtgtgactGAATAATGTACtgtacacaacactgtaaatcaactatacctccccccccccaaaaaaattcataacgacagaaaacagaatggtggttgccagggctggggagaggagagaataGAAAGTGAGCATTTAATAagtaaacagtttttaaataaatatatacacatatttatacatagctattacttttatttaattatttggctgcactgggtcttagttgtggcatgtgggacctagttccctcactagcgattgaacctgggccccccgcactggagcagagtcttagccacttgatCACCCGGGAGGTTCCAAGTACGGAGTTTTAGATTTAGAAGATGAAGAGAGTTTCGGGGATGGATGGCAGTGACGGCTgcttaaaaatgcaaacatatttgaaaccactgaattgtataaaCATGGTTAAGAGGGTAAATTTTATGTCATGTGTTATTTTaatgcagttaaaaataaatgttaagtcCATGTCCTAACCCTTGAAACTCCAGAATGCGATCTTATTTGGAATAAGCATTTTTACAGACATAATGAATTAAGGATCTTAAGACAAACTCTCAAGAATTTAGGACTTAGGGCGGCCTTATGCCCAAGGACAGGGGTCCTTATCAGAAGAGGATGGGagtgagttccctggtggcctagtggttaggattctgggctttccctgttggggcccaggttcaatccttggtctgggaactgagatctcatAAACCTAGGAGcatggccaaagaaaaaaaacaagacaaaccaaaagaaaaaaagaaaaggacaagtacggaaagacacacagagagaaggccAGACACTTAGAGTCTGCCAGACAAGAGAGGCAGACACTGGAGTGAGGCATCACCAAGCCAGGAAAGGCCAAGAACTGCCAGCAGCAACCAGAATACATGAGAGAGACCTGGGACATCCTCGCCTGCAGAGCTTCTGGAAGGATCCAACCTTCCTGACACTGAGGTTTCAGGCTTCTGGCCTTGTGAACTGTGAGACAGCGACCTGCACTTATTTTAAGACACCTGATGTGTGGTACTTTGCTATGGCAGGCCCACGACACTCATGCCAGACACCCATTCCTGCCCTCCACAGGCTGGGATGAATGTTACAAGTCAGGCGTGCCACCTAGAGACCGATGGTCCCACCACCCACCAAGGACCACGAGACAGTGGAAACTTCAAACAGATGCTCCTTTTAATATCTGAGTCACCCAGAGCCACAGCCCATGCGCTAAGCCCCTGGGCGGGCCTGGTGGCCAGACCCTTCAGCTTCCAGTGGCACCACTCGGCTTTTCTAAAATGAAGCCTGGAGTGGGCTGGCAGTGGGGCCCAGCCCCAGAAGGTCCCAGGCCACCGGGGCTGCACACAGTCACAGCAGTAGCACCTCTCAGCACGGGTTACAACGTGGAATGCTTCTCGAAGGGCACTGTCAGGAGTCGGGCTGCTGCCTCGTCCAGAAACCAGCAGAGTTTCCCAGTGCTGGGCTGGACCAGTGCGGCGGGGAGCGGGTTCTCCTCCTTGTCCTCCAAAATGCGCTGTGTGGAGAGGGCAGGAGCGTGGGCCCCCCTCCCTGCACCCCAGCACCCCTCAGACCTCTCCAACCCTCAGAAGTTGAGATCACCCTTCCTAGATGTCCTGGCTCCAAGCAACCAGCAGAGATGGGGGTCTCTTCCTTTTTATCATCTGTGACTGTTTAACAGTGGGGtcagcacactttttttttcctaacacatttaaaaaatctatttatttgactgtaccaggtcttagctaCAGCACTGGGCATCTTTAATTGCAGCACgcgggatgtagttccctgaccatggatcaaactcacgccccctgcattgggagcatggagtcttagccactagagcaccagggaagtctccagaaCACCTTTTCTGCCAAGACCAGAGAGTCACTATTTCAGCTCTGTAGATCACAGCCCAACTCTGTcgcaactactcagctctgctgttACAGGGGAAAAGTACCAGCAGAAGACTCGTCGCCAAGTGGGTATGGCCAGGTTCCAACAAATCTTTATTCGTGGACATTGAAATCTGAATTCTGTAACATTTTCACACACCAAAGAATATgccttctcttttgctttttctcccaACTGCTCAAAAAGGTCAAAAGCCTTCTTAGCTGTCAGGAGGATTCGGTCCCTCTAGGTGTGGTGGGCTGACCCCCTAATGTGATTTCATGATCAGCAGGCATGGGAAATAGTACTCTCTGCCAGCTGGGTCTGCGGCAAGCACTCTGAATCATTAACTTGTTCACTTCTGACCACAGCCCTGCAGGATTGCCTCTGTTCTCACCCCTCTTTTTACAGTCAGGGAAGCTGAGGCTGAGGGCAGCCTCCTGTGAGTGGACTGTGAGTTGGAACTGCCATAACTGACCCTCAGGAGGTCCATGGGGAGGAACCTTCCTAGTGCACCTTGCAGATGGGAAAGTTGAGGCTTGGTGGGGCGGTGGGGGGTTCAGTGACCATCTAAGGGCATGCTGGGTATCACTGGCAGGGCCACTGGGTCTGCTGGAGTCTACACCCTGAACCCTAACATTAGCCACCCTCATGGTGACATCTGGGCCCAACAGTTGGTGGAAGAATTGTtgcttatttatctttaaaaatatgtctagTTTCTTCCATAGTTGTTGGTCTTTTCAGTGATGGTAATTCaggtatttttctgtttatttttatatccacttcatgattttttttaaatgtggttttgtttgtttatttggggctgtggtgggtctacactgctgcgtgggctttttctctagttgtggcgagtgggggctactctctagctgtgggacACCCACTTCCGTTGTGGCGgcgtctcttgctgtggagcgtgggctctggggcacGTGGGCCTCAACAGTTGCAgtacgtgggctcaggagttgcggcttGGGGGTTCTAGAtcacaggctcagcagtcgtggtgcctgggcttagctgccccgtggcatgtgggatcttcctggatcagggatcgaaccccatgtctcctgccctggcaggaggattcttgccaatataaatttattaatatataaatttataaattataaatatatataatatttctataaatagaaatttattaattttatactttCCTAATATATTATGTATAACTATACCTTTTTCCTTATTCCTACTACACACGATTTTCCTCCAGTTTCACCAGGGGTAGCTGTCATGCTACGGATCGATGTCTGTGTTATGGCTCTATGTTACGGATCTATTTACCATTAAGTTTTTAAGAATATGAGCCAATTCAGTGATTTCAATCTCACTATtccttcctctgacttttcttaaatttatgttattttcctttgttctcaTTCTAAAGTGCTTGACTGGTTTATTTCAATTGTTTTCTAgttaataatgaaatatatatgcatacatattaaGTGCTATGAATTTACCTCTAAGCCGTCTTGGCCGTATCTTGTCAATTTCAATTCACAATTCTTAACCCCTAACTAGCCTGTATCTGCAGTTTTCATCTCTCCTTCAAcccaagaattaccaaaatgccTCGGGATGTGGTGCTTTCAGCCCAGCAGTGTCTAGGATCACATTTTCCACCTACAACCTTCTAGGGAAGGGGGCCCTCACTGTTACCTTCAGAATAGCTGCCTTGCCTTCTCCTGTCGCCACAAAGATGACCGTTCGAGCTGCATTCAGCACGGGAAGAGTGAGGGTCACGCGCTGCGGAGGTGGTTTCGGGGAGTCACTGATGGGGGCCACAATTTTCTCCCgctcctggaggcagggaggcccaaGGTGGAAACAGAAAAACATCATTTGACTTCCTGAGTACTCACACAGGCCAGGCACCGTCCCGCCATCGTTCCATCCCACCCTGCTAATTCTGTGGTACTTGACTGAAGGCCCCTGTTTTGATGGgtgaactgaggctcagaagggtcAAGCCCCAGTGGGCACGCCTGTCGGCTGAGGCTGACTCACACCATGCTGCAGGCACCTCCCAACCCCAGACGGCAGAGGTTGGGGCTCAGACGTGAGCAGGGCCTTCGTGGGTGTGCTCACCTGCAGGAGGGGGTGGTCTGGGAAGAGTGAGCAGGTGTGGCCATCAGGACCCACACCTAGAATCAGCAGGTCAAAAACCGGGATGGAGTCCCCTTGGAAGGCCTGGGTGGGGAAAGAAGACAGTCCCAAGAAGTTGTGAGGGAAGAGCTCAGAGGACACAAAGAAACAGTTGTCAGAAAAACAAGTTGCTGTAACACAGTAAGCAAGGCTCCTTACCTGCAAAAATAAGGAACTCTATTAATCTACAAGGCTCCACACTTCACTGTCTCAATGGCCTGACAATCTGGGGATGCAGCTGTGCCCAAGACGTGAATACCCAGGCCTACTGCCAGGGTGTCAGAAGTGAGGCCGCCTTTGGGGGTTCCCCCAGAGCAGGGCTGTGGCCTCTCAGAGAGAGGGGGATTCTCAAACGGGTCTGCCCAGCGTGAGACTGGGTCTACTGACCACCCCCAGGGAGAGCTTCTGCCAGTGATGACCACTCAGTGTCACCAGTAGGCTTACTCCATCACTCTGGGAGAGCCCACTGGGTGGATGAGGTCTCCCTGCAGCAGCTCCAAGGGGCTCACCTGTCTCAGCTTCTTGGCGTAGTCCTCAGCCGCCTCCTCCACAGGTAACGCGGGGTTGATGGTGATCACCTGGCTGTCGAAGATAGGGAGCTTGGAGAGCAGGTGGGTCTGCAGTGGACAGACGCACAGTGTCACCAACAGCAACATACAGTCAGTGGGGCATGGGGCTTACACCAGGGACTACCTGCATCCTCCAGGTTAGGACACGACTGTCATTATACCCACCTCCTGTGTGAGTGAGGATCCCAGTGGCATTCCCCCAGAGGTCTTTCAAGTCCCTGGTGATTGGAGGTCTCCTGGCTCTGGCCTGCACCTGTCTGGCCACACCAGGATCCTGCTTCTAAACACCCAGGGTCCTTTGGGCTTCAAGGTAAAACCTAGCCCCTCTCAGCCCTCCAGGAGGTCCTGCTGACCTCCAGGCCTCAGCAGGTACACCAGCTCTTGATCTGCCTAGGAAACTCTTATACATCCCTCGAGCTGCCTCCTCCGAGCAGCTACCTCTGCCTGCACCTTCCCCAACTGCTCCTTGGGGGTGTGACATGTTAACTGTGGTAAGCACTGATTTCTTTTCTGGGTTGCGCTACAGGGTGAGCATGCCCAGCCCATAGCAAGCACCGCAGCCTATGATCGGTGGATTTAATGCAGAAGTACCTGGAGTCAGGCGTCCTGCAAGGCAGAAGGTTCCAGCCCTTTCCTGCAGAGATGAGCCCCATGGTCTTTGATCTGCTCTGGGATGGATGCTGGCAACCCCCACCTCGGTGCCTCCTTTTGGGGACGGCCTAGCTCAGCCAAGTCAATGCCGGGCTGATCCACAAAGTAAAAGTaggtaaacaacaaaaatatagtgTTTGGAGCAGAGGGGGAAGGCAGCAAGGACATGGGATAGGCCAGCCAGAACTTATGGTGCTGACTCCCCACCAAATGCTGGCCTGCGGAGTGCAGGCTCTGTGTTGAGCGTAACAGGGAGCCAAGGAGGGTGTGTGAGCTGGGGAGGAGCACGATCAGACAGATCCATCGTGGGAAAGACCAGCTCTGCCCAAGGTCCCTATCTACACACACCCTTGGggatcatgctgagtgaagtcagGGGGGAATACAGGCACCCTATTTCTGTCACCTGAGTCCCCTTCATAGCTGCCCTCCCCCTAGAGGCTcagagccatttcctcctcctcaggCTAGACATCGGTTTGGCAGGTTTCCTAGAACTGGATTGGGTGGGTTCTCTCTAAACACTTTGCAGGTGCTGAGAAACCATCCCCCGGAAGGTGGGCCCATGGTACAGGGTGAGCCTAACTGCCCGGGGTCCATCCTTCAGGAGAGGAACGCCTCTGCATCCCTGTACCAGGCTGCTTAGTGACCCCGCCCCCATATTCACGGCCACCTGGAGTCTCAGAAtgtggacttccccggtggctcagtggtaaagaatccgcctgccaacgcaggagacacggcttTGATCTCTAATCTGGGGTGATCCCACGTGCcccagggcaactgagcctgtgctttagagcctaggagccacaactactgaagcccgaactcggcaacaagagaagccaccacaatgagaagcccgcacactgcgaCTAGAGTGGTCCCCGCtcggcacaactagagaaaagcccattgCAAAAGCTcttgcagcaacagagacctagcacagccaaaaataattaactagttaatt includes:
- the PGLS gene encoding 6-phosphogluconolactonase, which gives rise to MAAPAPRLISVFSSPQELGASLAQLVVQQAASCLADAGARFTLGLSGGSLVSMLARELPAAAAPAGPASLARWTLGFCDERLVPFEHAESTYGLYRTHLLSKLPIFDSQVITINPALPVEEAAEDYAKKLRQAFQGDSIPVFDLLILGVGPDGHTCSLFPDHPLLQEREKIVAPISDSPKPPPQRVTLTLPVLNAARTVIFVATGEGKAAILKRILEDKEENPLPAALVQPSTGKLCWFLDEAAARLLTVPFEKHSTL